A single Drosophila miranda strain MSH22 chromosome XR, D.miranda_PacBio2.1, whole genome shotgun sequence DNA region contains:
- the LOC108153057 gene encoding delta-1-pyrroline-5-carboxylate dehydrogenase, mitochondrial, with product MLRLLRSTPARCSGQQQSVIQSHVRGLGSAIPELKLKDFSVENEPILSYCKDSPERKALQQALKDTASHCEEIPIVIGGKEFKTSDVRHQVMPHDHAHKLAQFYYADKKLLQQAIKTAVETQPKWDRVPLAERLNIWEKAADLMATKYRQELNSATMLGQSKTVIQAEIDAAAELIDFIRLNAYFLKEVSKYRPISEDIKVTKNSMRYRGIDGFIAAVSPFNFTAIGGNLSYTPALMGNAVLWKPSDTAMLSNWRIFNIMREAGVPDGVVNFVPADGPVFGDTITASPHLAGINFTGSVPTFNRLWKQVGNNIDNYINFPRLIGECGGKNFHFVHKSADVQSVVTSTIRSAFEYCGQKCSACSRMYVPESLWPEIKAGLQCEAEKLKIGDVQDISSFTSAVIDDKAFKRITSYIEQAKKSPNLEIIAGGTYSDSKGYFVNPTIVVSKDPKDRIMVEEIFGPVLTIYVYKEADLAETMKLVHTSTKFALTGAIFGQDENWVQTALEEFKWAAGNFYINDKSTGSVVGQQPFGGGRMSGTNDKAGGPHYILRWTSPQSIKETFVPLRDVNYPYMSE from the exons ATGTTGCGATTGCTACGCAGTACGCCCGCCAGGTGCTCcggccagcagcagagcgTAATCCAGAG CCATGTGCGAGGTCTGGGCTCTGCGATTCCGGAGCTCAAGCTAAAGGACTTTAGTGTCGAGAACGAACCGATTCTGAGCTACTGCAAGGATTCGCCGGAGCGCAAGGCCCTACAGCAGGCTCTTAAGGACACGGCCTCTCACTGCGAGGAGATTCCCATTGTGATAGGCGGCAAGGAGTTCAAGACATCTGATGTGCGGCATCAGGTTATGCCCCACGATCATGCACACAAGCTGGCCCAGTTCTACTATGCCGATAAGAAGCTCCTGCAACAGGCCATCAAAACCGCTGTGGAAACGCAGCCCAAGTGGGATCGGGTGCCGCTGGCAGAACGCTTGAATATCTGGGAGAAGGCCGCTGATCTGATGGCCACAAAGTATCGCCAGGAATTGAATTCGGCCACCATGTTGGGACAGTCCAAGACGGTCATTCAAGCCGAAATCGATGCGGCAGCAGAGCTGATTGACTTCATACG ATTGAATGCCTACTTCCTGAAGGAGGTCTCCAAATATCGTCCCATTAGTGAGGACATCAAGGTCACCAAGAATTCCATGCGATATCGTGGCATCGACGGCTTTATTGCCGCTGTCAGCCCCTTTAACTTCACGGCCATTGGCGGCAACTTGTCCTACACCCCCGCTTTGATG GGCAATGCTGTGCTGTGGAAGCCCTCTGACACGGCCATGCTTTCCAATTGGCGCATTTTCAATATCATGCGCGAGGCAGGAGTGCCCGATGGCGTTGTTAACTTTGTGCCAGCCGATGGGCCGGTGTTCGGAGACACGATTACGGCCAGTCCCCACCTGGCAGGCATCAATTTCACCGGCTCTGTGCC AACATTCAACCGCTTGTGGAAACAGGTGGGCAACAATATTGACAACTACATCAACTTTCCCCGCTTGATTGGCGAGTGTGGTGGCAAGAACTTCCACTTCGTGCACAAATCGGCGGACGTCCAGTCGGTAGTCACATCGACAATACGCTCGGCCTTCGAGTACTGCGGACAGAAGTGCTCGGCTTGCTCGCGCATGTATGTGCCCGAGTCTCTGTGGCCAGAG ATCAAGGCTGGTCTGCAGTGCGAGGCGGAGAAACTAAAAATAGGCGATGTCCAAGACATCAGCAGCTTCACATCGGCTGTCATTGATGACAAAGCATTTAAACGCATTACCAGCTATATAGAGCAGGCCAAGAAGTCTCCGAACCTGGAGATAATCGCCGGCGGTACCTACTCGGACAGCAAGGGCTACTTTGTAAATCCAACCATTGTGGTTAGCAAAGATCCCAAGGACCGGATCATGGTTGAGGAGATCTTCGGGCCCGTGCTGACCATCTATGTGTACAAGGAAGCGGACTTGGCGGAGACCATGAAGCTGGTTCACACCTCCACAAAGTTTGCCCTAACTGGCGCAATATTCGGACAAGACGA GAATTGGGTCCAAACCGCTTTGGAGGAGTTCAAATGGGCTGCCGGAAACTTCTACATCAATGACAAGTCGACCGGATCTGTTGTGGGCCAACAGCCATTCGGTGGCGGTCGGATGTCCGGTACCAACGACAAGGCTGGCGGACCCCACTACATTCTACGCTGGACTTCACCGCAGTCCATCAAGGAGACGTTTGTGCCCCTGCGTGACGTCAACTATCCCTACATGAGCGAATAA
- the LOC108150895 gene encoding neuropeptide-like protein 29, whose product MSAKNTRNCLWLGLVLSATVLQMVQGQYYGYPYYGGGAGAGAGLGGGYGNMYGNAYGYGYPSYGGYPYYSYPSYNPYSIYGQYGQYGQSQYGYPSYGGFPYGGGNGMNTAYASSSGGFATASAGSGGYYG is encoded by the exons atgTCTGCAAAAAATACAAGAAATTGCCTCTGGCTGGGCCTAGTCCTGTCGGCCACAGTTCTGCAGATGGTTCAGGGCCAGTACTATGGATATCCGTACTATGGTGGGGGAGCGGGCGCCGGCGCTGGATTGGGTGGCGGCTATGGGAACATGTATGGTAATGCCTATGGCTACGGTTATCCCAGCTACGGCGGATATCCCTACTACTCATATCCGAGCTACAATCCCTATTCGATATACGGCCAGTATGGTCAGTACGGTCAGTCCCAGTATGGCTATCCCAGTTACGGCGGCTTCCCGTACGGCGGAGGCAACGGAATGA ACACGGCATATGCCAGCAGCAGTGGCGGCTTTGCCACAGCCAGTGCGGGGAGCGGCGGCTACTACGGCTAA